GGAGGAGACGATGGAAGGCTGGAAGCAGTTGAAATGGACTTTTCTTGCTGGTGGTTTGTGAGGTGGTTGATGGTGGTGTGGATTGTGTGGAGCTGACAGAGGAGGTGGTCAGGGACAGAAGGGACAAAGGCCAGTGAGGATTTAGATAGGAAGAAattggtggtggaggagaagatGGTTGTAGCTACCATGGCTATTACTAGAACCAGATTCAAGCTTTATGGACTTGAACGGAGGAGATTTGGAGAGTTTAGTGAAGTCACAGAGGAGAGCGAATTCCAAAATCTAGCTCCGGTGACTAAGGCAATTAATCCGTCAAGAAGATTCGAATTGAGACTGAAGTTGAAAGCAGTGAGCTTTTGAAGCTTGAGCGGAGATCTGGGATTGTGGTGGAGTCACTGAGGAGATCTGAGTTCCGACGAGACTAATTATGGTGACTTAGGAAGGTGGTTATGGATATGAAGATGGTGGATACTAAGGTGGTTGCTCGAGATGAAGAGATGGTGGTGGATACGGTGGAGGTGGAAGACGGAAGAGTAGGGGGGATACGGAGGTGGAGATGGTGGTTGACACCGGAGTGGAGGCCATGGTGGTTATGGATACAGAGGCGATGGATACGAAAGTGGATACGGAGGTGGAGACTGTGGTGACGATAGATACTGTAAATGAGGTTGTGTGGTTATGGATGTGAAGTTCGTGGTTACTGACTTGGAAACATCACGCCTGTCCATACATCACCTTCCCAAACATTATGTATGCTTTTGTAATATATGCGGTTTCTATGTCTTTTATATTATCAAACATTATGTATGCTTACCAAATTAAGTTATTTGACATATTCACTATATCACATTCATACTATATGTGCTAGAAACTTTGTATCTTTTGTACCCTAACCACAACAATCACGTCCACAACAATAAAAATGCGTCCTAAGCCTAACCATTATTTCCTATCCACGACTTTGTAACCACCATATCCTAACAAAACGCACCgtttaatttattaacataaaAGGAAATAACTAGTTTAATCATTGCTTCTTTCTAAAAATAAGACATAGGTATTTTGATCTCGAATCTACGAAACCTTACAAGTAAAGTGTGTTAAAaccataatgtatctttttactgtaaaaaaaaaaacgaaatgtGTCTTTTTCATGTAACCTCCTCATAATCTCTTAAGTAGACCTTTAATCTGGCTACTCTCAGTTGTTGTCAATTAATTGAGCCAGCCATGTGGTCCATGTGTGTATGAGAGAATATACTCATAACATACCCTTATTAAGAACCTATCAACTATTGCTTCACTATGAATTTACATTCATATAATTGGTTTCTATTATTAATCTCAAGGTCTGTTGGGTGgtgtatttttattaataaaatgtgGGCACGAAGTAACTGATAAGGTCTAGAAGGTGTCGGTGAATATGTTCGATTCAACTTTAACAAGCACAAGCAAAGCTACGATGAATCATGATTGAAAAGCAGGTCTTATGTAATTATCAACAACAAAAAGGAGATTAGGTGTTATGGTGTAAAACGACGACTAACATGTGATGgaatttgtttgttttccacaaaataatatataaaaaataaagcagTTGCAAAATCCTCTTATTTCAACTCAGAaaaccaatttttattttaagttggTTAGTTTAATCAGTTATGAATATAATATCCGAAAGTGCACATAAAAGTGCGAGAAGAATTTATCTTATTGACCAGTGACAATGTTTTAGTAAATATTTTAGGTTTATAGAAACTATAAACCCAGCCTAAAATTTCTATTCATAAGATTTTAGTGAATATCTCCACACAAAAAGATGAGACTATTTTAGTTGTAAAAGTATAAAATCCATGGtggcaacaacaaaaaatatcagTTTTCCACACAactatattttcttattcttcCATATaggtattatttttttaacgtctaaatagatttttattaatataccaACGTACCAATGGAGTTATAGAATTGTATACAAAGcaacaaaatacaaattattacaCAAAGAGAAATATGCAACATGTTAAAAACAAATCATTTATAGAAGTGAAGATTGGTGTTACTTTTTTTGCAGTAAGCTTTATACGCTAATAGAACATATgatctttattttctttctccaaAATTAGTCTCACTCTCATACGATGGATATGCCATTTTGGCATTTTATTCCTTTTCCATATCGTAAAAGTAAAAATCCATTATATCCATATAGGTATTATATTGAGTTAAATGTGCTGTTGAtcaataaatatcaaatttcaaccaaaaattatatatttaaacggCTAAGATAATGAGAACTTTCATATAAGCGGCAGATAGTAAAAAACTTATTTCTACAATTATAATGTTAATAAGTGTGTAGAATCAAAATGATAATTGTCACAGAACTGGAGAAAAAACATGTGACCACCACATGCTATTAGATGTCCAAGTTTGACTTTTATCAGTCACTCACAAACGCCTTGGCTAATAATAAAACTCCTCGTGCTATTTAATTGTGTTTTGGTTATGACTTATGCTTAATTCACTTACCTAAAAAATCACTTTTACTTAATGGAAGGATGTAATAAGATAGACcctttgtttcaaaattttcaaaataattcatttttagaattttcacacatactaaattttagttataaatgtatagttttttgtgattatatattttatataattttaaaccaataaaaattcaaaaaatggaacacaactaatttattttttttggagtTTACAATTAATCATTATTGGTTAATaatgaatatattaaaaattcaaaaatatatcttttgagaaaaaaaaaattatttcaaaaacatGCATCTATCAAACGATGGAGGGGTATTTAGCCTAATTTTAACGTGTCCAGCATGCAAGTTCTCATCAcaactttaaattttacaaaaaaaaattcctttggTTTCCCTCTTCGACTTGATGGTCCACCCTTCTTTCTGGCGATTTCGTCTTCAAGAAATCCCTCCGCGTCTTCGCAATCGTTGCTTCCACACCTCTCCGGGTGCATACACACCAACCTCTTCTTCTCAGAGGATCGTTTCGGTTTCCTCATGCTGGTCACTTACGACTGATAACGATCACCAATCCCTCTTCCGTTACTTCGACCACGTTCTTGAATCAAGCGTGACAGCTCAGCAATGCCAGCAAGTTCACGCCCAAGTACTTCTATCCGATTTAATCTACCGTTCCGGGTCACTAGCTGCGAAAATCGTCTCGGTTTACACCCGGTTTGGTCTCCTCAACGATGCCCGTAACGTGTTCGACACTGTTCCGCTTGTTCTGTACTCGGATTTGCGTTTATGGAACTCGATTTTAAAATCCAACGTCTCTCACGGACAACACGAGAACGCTCTTGAGCTCTACGATGCAATGCGTGAACGAGGTCTCACAGGGGACGGGTTTATCTTACCCTTGATCCTTCGAGCTTGTCGTTACTCAAGTCGTTTTGGTTTGTGCAGGGCTTTGCATAGTCATGTGATTAAGATTGGTTTGCTAGAGAATCTCCATGTAGTGAACGAGTTGCTTGCACTGTATCCAAAGGCGGGAAGGATGGGAGATGCACTCAAGCTGTTCGTTGAAATGCCTGTGAGAAACCGAATATCGTGGAACGTCATGATTGCAGGTTTTTCTCGAGAGCATGATTGTGGAAGTGCTGTTAGGGTCTTTGAATGGATGCAACGCGAAGAGTTTGTACCGGACGAAGTGACTTGGACTTCGGTTTTATCTTGTCATTCTCAATGTGGGAAGCTTGAAGATgtgatcaaatattttgatgttatGAGGATGAGTGTGAATGTAGTTAGTGGCGAAGCTCTTGCTGTTTTCTTCTCCGTGTGCGCTGAGTTGGGAGCGTTCGGTAATGCTGAGAAAGTTCATGGGTTTGTTGTAAAAGGCGGGTTTGAAGAGTATTTGCCATCGAAGAACGCGTTGACGTACGTGTACGGGAAGCAAGGGAGGGTTAAAGAAGCTGAGCAGTTGTTTAGGAAGATAAGGAACAAAGGTATAGAGAGCTGGAATGCTTTGATAACTTCGTTCGTGGATGCTGGCAAACTCGATGAGGCGCTCTCGTTGTTTACTGAGTTGGAGGAGATGAATGGCTTTTGCAACGTCAAGGCTAATGTAGTTACTTGGACTTCGATTATCAAGGGGTGTAACGTGCAAGGAAGAGGAGATGATTCGCTTGAATATTTCCGGCGAATGCAGTTTTCGAAAGTTTTGTCTAATTCGGTGACGATTTGTTGTATACTATCCATCTGTGCGGAGCTTCCAGCTTTGAATCTGGGGAAAGAGATCCATGGACATGTGATTAGAACCTCGATGAGCGATAACATTCTGGTTCAGAATGCATTGGTGAATATGTACAGCAAGTGTGGGTCACTCGGTGAAGGGAATCAAGTATTTGAAGCAATTAGGGACAAGGATTTGATCTCATGGAACTCGATGATCAAAGGTTATGGTATGCATGGGTTTGGTGAGAAAGCTCTGAGTATGTTCGACAGAATGATAAAATCCGGGTTACATCCTGATGGAATTGCTTTGGTAGCTGTTCTTTCAGCTTGTAGTCACGCAGGGCTTGTTGAAAAGGGACGCGAGATTTTCAGTTCGATGAGCAACAGATTTGGAATAGAGCCACAACAAGAGCACTATGCATGTATTGTTGACCTCCTTGGCCGTGTAGGATTTTTAAAAGAAGCTAGCGAGATTGTGAAGAGCATGCCTATGGAGCCTAACGTCTGTGTGTTAGGAGCTCTATTAAATTCTTGCCGGATGCACAAAGACATGTACATCGCAGAGAATATAGCATCACAGCTTTTTGATCTTGAACCGGAGAAGACTGGAAGCTATATGTTGCTGTCTAACACTTACTCTGCTAGCGGAAGATGGGAAGATTCTGCAAAGGTTAGGGCTTTGGCGAAGAAAAAGGATCTTAAGAAACTATCTGGAAGCAGTTGGATTGAGTTAAAGAAGAAAGTCTACAAATTCTCGTCAGGATCATCAGTACAGAGCGAGTTTGCGAGCGTCTACCCGGTTCTTGAGGATTTGGTAAGTCATATGTGGAAGAAAGGCCCTACTACACACGATGGACACCGTTACGAGGATGATCATGACTTATGGACAGCGTAATAGATGAGTATATCCCGCACAGACTGAGAAGATGCagaagaaacaaaaccaaatctaCAGAACTTATCAGCAATGCTACAGACCTTTATCAAACTAGTCTCAAAAGTGAAGAGTATTGCAGGTTCTGATAATCCACGGCGTTATCTTTGATGTGCTAAATGATGATCGTAGGCAAAGCTAAAGAACGCTATTGCCTGTCCTGTACTACCGAGAAATGTCTAGCTGCTGCAGAACCAAGTTGAGTTCAGCCTTGAAACGTTTAATCTAGCACTGAAGATCGCACACAATTCTAGAACACCCACCAATTGGTTCATGGTCACACAGATCAGCGTCGAAGTCAAAGATAATGGTGTGCATAACGATATCTTTCTGAGATTGTACTATAACAGTTCTAAGTTCAATCATACTCGTACATTACTTTCAAATTTATGAAATAATCTCAATACCAACTATAACGTTTAACACCTTTTGTAATTAAACATGCTTGGCATCAAGCAGCCCCCACCCTCACAGCAGTTGAATGTGAAGAATTGGTTACAAGTATCCCAATCTATCTCGCAAGTCTTAACTGTTcctcaaaaactaaaaccaaaaaaaaagtctttttaCAAAGTCTCTGCAACAGCGTGAAGTTCTTACTTCTGATAAGGATGGTATCGACCTGGCCCTATACCATTGCTCCCATTTCCTCTGCCACTACTTGAGCCACTGTTGCCGTCTCCATGAGCTTTCCCACCTCCATAAGCAGCTGCCGCAGCAACACCATAGCCACCCATATGGCTATAACCGCCAGATCCATAGCCAGGGTTAAACATTTGGCCTCCATAGCCATAACCATAACCATAGCCATACCCACCACCGTAACCATAAAATCCAGCGGCGGCATTAACCATGGAGTTCCCGGCGTAGGCTCCATAACCGCCATAACCGCCATACATATTGTAATCTTCATTTGCATTCCCACCATAACAATCTTCCTGATCATACTTGCCAGTAGCACCATAGGAGCGAAAGCTGTTATCTCTCCCGGCTCTCTTTGGTTCAGCCCTCTTTATATCGACCTATTGAGTCATCATCAATGCTTACGATCACTAACTAGTAACTACGGTTCTTTAGcttaaatttgaaaacaaaagagGTAAAAGAGAAGGTTACCTGTTTGTCACCGAGCTCATGGACTTTACCATCGGAGAAAAGTCTGTCCACAGAATCTTCAGCGAGAAAAGTTACAAAACCGAACCCTCTTGACCTTCCAGTGTGGTGGTCGTACACGATCTGATGCTCAATTATGTCACCATATACACAGAAATACTTCTTCAGCTCATCTACAAATACGAAAAGCCACATTAACAGCTACAGTAAACAACCACATACAGACCATAGAAACTCTTACCTTCTTCCAAAAATGGTGGAAGGCCACCAACAAAGATTTTCCTAGTTTTTGATACTGCTTTGGTATCAGTATCCCTGTCTCCTCTAGGAACTGTCCTTTTCAGGTCAACCTAATATATAAATGGCGGAATTAACTAAATCATCCAACAAGTTATGAAATGAGAAACTTTAGGTGATAACTACCTTCCGGTCATCTATTACATGCTCTTCTTCC
This region of Brassica napus cultivar Da-Ae chromosome C5, Da-Ae, whole genome shotgun sequence genomic DNA includes:
- the LOC106447265 gene encoding putative pentatricopeptide repeat-containing protein At1g17630, which codes for MVHPSFWRFRLQEIPPRLRNRCFHTSPGAYTPTSSSQRIVSVSSCWSLTTDNDHQSLFRYFDHVLESSVTAQQCQQVHAQVLLSDLIYRSGSLAAKIVSVYTRFGLLNDARNVFDTVPLVLYSDLRLWNSILKSNVSHGQHENALELYDAMRERGLTGDGFILPLILRACRYSSRFGLCRALHSHVIKIGLLENLHVVNELLALYPKAGRMGDALKLFVEMPVRNRISWNVMIAGFSREHDCGSAVRVFEWMQREEFVPDEVTWTSVLSCHSQCGKLEDVIKYFDVMRMSVNVVSGEALAVFFSVCAELGAFGNAEKVHGFVVKGGFEEYLPSKNALTYVYGKQGRVKEAEQLFRKIRNKGIESWNALITSFVDAGKLDEALSLFTELEEMNGFCNVKANVVTWTSIIKGCNVQGRGDDSLEYFRRMQFSKVLSNSVTICCILSICAELPALNLGKEIHGHVIRTSMSDNILVQNALVNMYSKCGSLGEGNQVFEAIRDKDLISWNSMIKGYGMHGFGEKALSMFDRMIKSGLHPDGIALVAVLSACSHAGLVEKGREIFSSMSNRFGIEPQQEHYACIVDLLGRVGFLKEASEIVKSMPMEPNVCVLGALLNSCRMHKDMYIAENIASQLFDLEPEKTGSYMLLSNTYSASGRWEDSAKVRALAKKKDLKKLSGSSWIELKKKVYKFSSGSSVQSEFASVYPVLEDLVSHMWKKGPTTHDGHRYEDDHDLWTA
- the LOC106447269 gene encoding heterogeneous nuclear ribonucleoprotein 1-like, coding for MDYNSGRGYGDDSYHRHQQDEQLPPSDYVVETVDDRSNGGAAAVDTGGMQMKQSSVHRHSSSSMCSPGKLFVGGVSWETTEENFGKYFEKFGEVVDSVIMRDRMTGKPRGFGFVTFADSGVAEKVLEEEEHVIDDRKVDLKRTVPRGDRDTDTKAVSKTRKIFVGGLPPFLEEDELKKYFCVYGDIIEHQIVYDHHTGRSRGFGFVTFLAEDSVDRLFSDGKVHELGDKQVDIKRAEPKRAGRDNSFRSYGATGKYDQEDCYGGNANEDYNMYGGYGGYGAYAGNSMVNAAAGFYGYGGGYGYGYGYGYGGQMFNPGYGSGGYSHMGGYGVAAAAAYGGGKAHGDGNSGSSSGRGNGSNGIGPGRYHPYQK